AAGGCGAATCATGGGCAATTCAAATTGCCAAAGAACCGTTTGTTGGTACCTTTTATACCAAAACTGAAACACATCAAGATTTTGGTACACAAAATAAACGAATTTTAGAAATTGGTGATGCGTTTTTAGTTTTGCCTGGTGGACTCGGAACTATCTTGGAATTTTTGGCAATCACTCAGCGTAAAAAATTTGGCGAGCTTAAGATGAATACGCCTATGATTTTACTTGGTAATTTTTATCAAAAACTTAACGAGTTTATTAAAGAAATTGAACAAAAAGGTTTTATCAAAGAACCATTGAACTTACTGTATCAATTTGCTCAGACACCAGATGAAGCTATAACTTTATTAAAGTCATATCAAAATTAAGATGGATCAAATTACCAAGCAAAACCTAGCTAAGTTTTTTTCAGAAATCGGGATGTTTCATCGTCAAACACTTTCTGGTCCGGTTTTAGCTGGTTTGCCATTTCCTGAATATTTATCTCCACATATTGTGCGTGCGTGCCAGATTGCTCATGTTTTGGCTTTTTTAGAACAAGCTGATCCTCAAAAAACAGTTTGTTTA
This genomic stretch from Candidatus Beckwithbacteria bacterium harbors:
- a CDS encoding LOG family protein, which translates into the protein MKLTKICVFCSACEVKEYLDLGYQVGKTLAQNGFTTITGGGPGVMNTVNQGAFEHKGESWAIQIAKEPFVGTFYTKTETHQDFGTQNKRILEIGDAFLVLPGGLGTILEFLAITQRKKFGELKMNTPMILLGNFYQKLNEFIKEIEQKGFIKEPLNLLYQFAQTPDEAITLLKSYQN